A stretch of the Meles meles chromosome 19, mMelMel3.1 paternal haplotype, whole genome shotgun sequence genome encodes the following:
- the IRX3 gene encoding iroquois-class homeodomain protein IRX-3 has protein sequence MSFPQLGYQYIRPLYPPERPGAASGGGNAGARGGPGAGASELAASGSLSNVLSSVYGAPYAAAAAAAAAAQGYGAFLPYAAELPIFPQLGAQYELKDSPGVQHPAAAAAFPHPHPAFYPYGQYQFGDPSRPKNATRESTSTLKAWLNEHRKNPYPTKGEKIMLAIITKMTLTQVSTWFANARRRLKKENKMTWAPRSRTDEEGNAYGSEREEEDEEEDEEDSKRELELEEEELVGEEEDTGGEGLADDDEDEEIDLENLDGAATGPELALAGAAHRDGDLGLRPISDSKNSDSDDSSEGLEERPLPVLSLAPAPPPVAPVPPSPPSPPAGLDPCAPAPAPASALQKPKIWSLAETATSPDNPRPSPPGAGGSPPGAAVAPPALQLSPAAAAAAAHRLVSAPLSKFPAWTNRPFPGPPPGPRPHPLSLLGSAPPHLLGLPGAAGHPAAAAAAFARPAEPEGGTDRCSALEVEKKLLKTAFQPVPRRPQNHLDAALVLSALSSS, from the exons ATGTCCTTCCCCCAGCTCGGATACCAGTACATCCGCCCGCTCTACCCACCCGAGCGCCCGGGGGCCGCCAGCGGCGGCGGCAACGCTGGGGCCCGGGGCGGCCCAGGAGCCGGAGCCTCAGAGCTGGCCGCCTCGGGGTCCCTGTCCAACGTGCTCTCCTCCGTGTACGGGGCGCCCTATGCCGCGGCGGCAGCGGCTGCCGCAGCCGCCCAAGGCTACGGTGCCTTTCTGCCCTACGCCGCCGAGCTGCCCATCTTCCCGCAGCTG GGCGCGCAGTACGAGCTGAAAGACAGCCCGGGGGTGCAGCATCCGGCCGCGGCCGCCGCGTTTCCGCACCCGCACCCCGCCTTCTACCCGTATGGCCAGTACCAGTTCGGGGACCCGTCCCGTCCCAAGAACGCCACCCGGGAAAGCACTAGCACGCTCAAGGCCTGGCTCAACGAGCACCGCAAGAACCCCTACCCCACCAAGGGCGAGAAGATCATGCTGGCCATCATCACCAAGATGACCCTCACCCAGGTGTCCACCTGGTTCGCCAACGCGCGCCGGCGCctcaagaaagagaacaagatgACTTGGGCGCCCCGCAGCCGCACCGACGAGGAGGGCAACGCCTACGGGAGCGAGCGCGAGGAGGAAGACGAGGAGGAGGACGAAGAAGACAGCAAACGCgagctggagctggaggaggaggagctcgtgggggaggaggaggacacgGGGGGCGAGGGCCTGGCGGACGACGACGAGGACGAGGAGATCGATTTGGAGAACTTAGACGGCGCGGCCACGGGGCCTGAGCTCGCCTTGGCTGGGGCGGCGCACAGGGACGGCGACCTCGGCCTTAGACCCATTTCAGACTCCAAGAATAGCGACTCGGACGACAGCTCGGAGGGCCTGGAGGAGCGTCCGCTGCCGGTGTTGAGTCTGGCCCCAGCGCCACCGCCGGTGGCCCCGGTTCCGCCGTCTCCGCCCTCGCCGCCTGCGGGCCTGGACCCCTGCGCTCCGGCGCCAGCGCCCGCCTCAGCCCTGCAGAAGCCCAAGATCTGGTCCCTGGCCGAGACGGCCACAAGCCCGGACAACCCACGCCCCTCGCCTCCGGGCGCCGGGGGTTCTCCACCTGGAGCCGCCGTCGCGCCCCCAGCCCTGCAGCTCTCTccggccgccgcggccgccgcggcTCACAGACTCGTCTCAGCGCCTCTGAGCAAGTTCCCCGCTTGGACCAACCGGCCGTTCCCAGGcccgccgccggggccccgccCGCACCCGCTCTCCCTGCTCGGCTCGGCCCCTCCACACCTGCTGGGACTTCCCGGAGCCGCGGGCCACCCGGCCGCAGCCGCCGCTGCCTTCGCTCGGCCGGCAGAGCCCGAGGGCGGAACAG ATCGCTGTAGTGCCTTGGAAGTGGAGAAAAAGTTACTCAAGACAGCTTTCCAGCCCGTGCCCAGGCG GCCCCAGAACCACCTGGATGCCGCTCTGGTCCTCTCGGCTCTCTCCTCGTCTtag